GATCAAAGAGGCGTTCAAGCCGTATTACGAACAGACGGAGATCGATGAACCGACCGATCCCAATCATCTCTATACGCTGGATGCAAGACTGAAAAGCGAACCCGTGTTGCGGGATGAGGAGATTGAGGAATTTGCCAGGACCTATTTCAAGCTCCAACCACTTCGAACATGGCATGATCACGGGCAGCTTAACAAGTGGGTTGATCCCGCTGTGGAGCGGTTCAAGCAGTCTTACGGTGTCTCGGGTTCGGATGGAGACGCATACACGGAAGAAGGCGAGATTTTCAAAAGTACCTTGCAGAGCTTTATAAGGCTATATGGCTTTTTGAGTCAGATTATCGAATGGCAGGATACTGAGTTGGAGAAGCTCTATGCGTATGCGCGGCATTTGTTCACCAAGCTACCTCGCCGTTCAGGTGAGGGCATGTTGGAACTCGACGACGAAGTTGCGCTTTCGCACTATCGCAACGAGATGACATTTTCTGGTAGTGGGGCATTGGAGGTGGGGGACAAAGAGTTTGTGCAGGGCGTGGGTGATGTTGGTACGGCAAAAGCCAAAGACGACCGTACCACACCGCTGTCATCTATTATTGAAGTGATTAACGAGCGGTTTGGCACCAGTTGGACGGATGAGGATAAGTTGCTATTTGATCAGATTTCAGGGGATATGGCGCGGAATTCACGTCTTGCGGAACAGGCTCAGGCCAATTCAATTGATCAATTTAAACAGGTTTTTGAACCCGAGGTGATGAAGGCATTTGTTCAACGGCAGGGCAGAAACCAGAAGATTGTGAACGATTTTATGTCTGATAGAGCACTGCGCGATTTCATCATGGACGCATTGCTCAAGGAGGTCTATAACGCTGCCCGAGTTTGAGGATACAAAGGAATATTACACAGAACGGGGCAATCAGTCCACAAGAGCTGGCATCGATTGTCCCGTTATTTTTTGACTATTATATTGCTATCTCGACAAAAAATTGTTATTATTGCGATATGATTCACAAATTTTCCATATCTAACTTCCATTCGGTCCGCGAAGAAGTCGTTCTTGACCTGCGTATTCCGGGAACTGCTCCCGACCTGCCGCGGTTCCGAAGGAGCACCGCAAAGCCGGATATCCGGCTTCCTTCTGTGGTCGTGCTCATAGGCCCCAATGGATCGGGCAAAACAACGCTGCTCAGAGCGCTGGTCGCTACTGCCCTTACCACCTTATTAGGATTGCCCCTTGATAGAAACAGATCGCTCAAGACCTTTTTCCCCTTTTTTTCTGAAGAAACCAGAAACCAACCGACGCGATTTTGCCTGGAGTTCGAAGCGAATTGGCTGGGCGAAGTCCATCAGTTGTTCCGGTACGAGTTAGAGGTGGCATGCAGTGGTAATGATCCTTTCTTCTCTTACGAAGCTTTGTCCCACTTTCCAAAGGGCCGCCCCCGGCGTCTGTTCGAGCGCGGTGTCCCGGGAAAATCTATATACGTTTCTAACGAATTAGGTCTTAAACTTAAGGATGATATGCTCCAGGATATTGTTCGAAAAGACACATCGGTGATCACCACGCTCGCCCTGCTCAATGTGCCCTTGGCGATGCGTATTACAAAATGGATGGAAGATTTTTTTTGGTCATCCAATATCGTGCTTCGTGAGAGATGGGCACCTTCGACCCAAAGTGTGATGGATACATTCGAGAGCGACCCCGATATGGAATCCTGGATTAGAAACCATATCCGATCCAGTGATTTGGGAATTCAGGATATAACTATTTCTGACCAATCTGAAAAAAAGGAAGTGTTTTTCGACCATCACGGGCTTGATATGTCAATCCCCCTACACTTGGAATCCAGTGGAACGAAACGCCTGTTTCATCTGTTGCCTCGGATCGGTGGCGCGCTCCGTAGCGGCGTTCCTCTGGTCCTCGACGAGATAGATGGCGATCTCCATGTGGATATTGCCGGAGAAATTCTTAGCTGGTTCCGCTCTCAAGAGGTCAATCCTTCAGGCGCACAGCTTTTTGTCTCCTCTCACAATGTCGGCTTGCTCGACAATCTGGAAAAGGAGGAGATTTTTATTGTAGAGAAGGACAACAGTGGCGCAACCCGTGTGCATGGAGCACAAGATGTGCGCGGTCTCCGCCGCGATACGCGTCTCTATCCCAAATATCGGGCGGGGGTGCTCGGTGGTATTCCAAAGATTGGCTAAAAAGCGATGCGTCGCTACAGGGTTCCACTCAGGCGGGTCATATTCATCGGGGTTGAGGGGGTGAGTGATCGCGCCTTCGTCACATTCCTCCAAAACTGTTGCGACGAGAAGGGCTTGCATCTGCACCTGAACGTTGGGTTAGGACACGGTGGCGATTCGGTATCCGTTGTTGAGGAGGCCGCCCGCTACTTGAATAGACATCCCGGAAGGCAGGATATTAGCGACAAGCTGGTGTTGCTTGATTCGGACCGCATTGAACAAGACAAACAGGCTGGACGTGACGCGCAAAGTGTGGCGTCGAAGGAGAAATTAAAGCTCATTTTTCTGCGTCCAAACTTGGAAGGGGTGTTGCTCAGGTTGCATGAAGGACACGAGAGGCGAAAAATTGGAAACAACGCGGAGGCGGAACTTCGGAAAGTTTGGCCATCGTACAGCAAACAACTGACGGCGGATCAGTTGAGCCAGCGTTTCGTCTTATCTGACTTACAGCGGGCTGCCCAATATGACGGCGAACTGAAAAGGCTTCTCAAAATTCTCGGTCTTTGATCTTTGTCAAAAGTAAAAAGGACATGCACTCGATATGAATGCGTGTCCTTTGTGTTTATAACTGATGTTACGCATTGCTTCAGATAAAGCATTACAAAACTCACCCTCGCAAAACGCCATCAATCAAAGCCATATGCACAGCGCGTGAGTCCGATTCGCAGTGGACATCCTTATGGCATCCCAACTGTGCAGGCCACAGCATGTCGTATTACCACAGAAACGATTTGCGCTGTGCAAGCCCCCCGCAGGGGCGCCCTTTTTTTGCTTCATTTTTTTGGGCGCGCAAAAAAATGAAGTCGCCGAAGGCATAAAAGGAAAAATGATGGTTTATATCACCCAAGTATGGGTAACGCCAATATCTATTTAAAATTACCGATCCACCACACACCTGAATCCCAGCGTATCGGTCTGGAGGTTGGATGTTCGAGCGTCGCGCGCTGTTGTGCGTACCAGGAAGGCCGTGCTGAACCAGGATCCGCCGCGTACAACGCGTTCGAGGTGTAAGAAGTGGGTTTTGACTTCGTAGTTGACGGGGTTATCGCGTGGGCTGCGTTGATAGTACGCGCTGTCGTATTCGTCTTGTGTCCATTCCCAAACATTGCCAGCCATGTCCAATACGCCATAGGGGCTGCGCCCGTCGCGATTGCCTTCACGATAATATGCAACAGGTGCTGTGCCGTTGTCAAAGGGGTCGCCGCTGTTGAGGTAGTTGGCGCGGTTGGGATCCGGGGCAGCGCCCCAGGGATAGATGCGCCCGTCTGTTCCGCGCGCTGCTTTTTCCCATTCGGCTTCGGTGGGCAAGCGTCCGCCGAGCCATGCGCAGTATTCGCCGGCTTGAAACCAGTTGATGTTGATAACGGGGTGTTCGGGCGGGGCAAAGTTGGGTGGTTGGCGTTCTGAAATGGCATAGGGGTTCCATTGGGCATTGCTGACTTCTGTATGGTCTATGTAATAGGCTTCGAGATGGACAGTGTGTTCTGGGCCTTCGTTGCGGATGCCGTTGTTGGCGCCCATTTGAAACGGTCCTTCGGGTATTAAGATGAGGGTGTGTGTCGTGCCCACATGGGTTGTGATCTGGATGCCTGTTTGTGTCTGCGATACAACGTGCGGTGGAGGCTCTGATTCTTCCGGCGGAGCAGTGGGTTTGTCTTTGCATCCAGGTAAGGAGGTAGAGAGGATGATGAGATAGAGGGTTGTGTGGGTAAGGGGCTTCATAGTGGATCAGGCGGAGAATGTGTGGGGAACAGGAAAGATAACTCGTTCAATATAATTTATTACGTGCTGAAAGAGAAACTATATGCGATCCAGGTGTGTCCAATGGATGATGTTTGTAATTGGGAATTATATGCTAAACCTTGACGGTTCTGAAGATCGTGGCTACACTCGTATGTGACGAATTTACTTTTTATTTTGGAGGCGGGTTGTTGTGTTTAAAAATTATCTGATTATCGCACTGAGAAATCTCAATCGGCAAAAATCCTTTAGTGCAATTAATATTCTGGGGCTTGCCATTGGTCTGGGTACGTGCTTTTTGATCGTGCTCTATATTCAGGATGAGTTGAGTTTTGACAGTTGGCATGCAAAAGGAGATCGGATCTATCGCGTGATCCGGGAGACCCGATCTGGAGGGCAATCAGATTATTTGCCATTAACGTCGGGTGCGCTGACACGGGCACTTGAGCAGGATTTTCCCGAAGTAGAGAAAGCCGTGCGCGTGATAACGTGGTCGTCCGTAGATGTGCGTTTGGATGAAAAAAAGTTTGAGATGGGTGTCTGTGTTGCCGATCCCGAGATGTTTGAAATTTTCGATTTTCCCTTTGTGCGAGGCAATCTCGAAACGGCATTTCCCAATCCCAATGCGATCGCGATAACAGAATCGGCGGCAAAACGGTTGTTTGGAGACGAAGATCCGATTGGCAAGACCATCACCGCGGAGAGCAATCACCACGGCGGCGAGCGCACCATCACGGCAGTATTAAAAGATGTGCCTCGCAATTCTACACTCGGCTACGGTGAAATCGATTATATCTCAACAGGCGGATTTACGTCCCCAGGCGCGAAATACGCCTGGGAAGATTGGATACCAACCGATGGTTGGCGTCCCGTCAATACGTATTTTCTGCTACGAGAAGGGGCGGATCCAAAGGCGCTGTCCGCAAAATTTCCCGAATTGATTGATCGCTATATGGGGGCAGAGATTGCGCGTACAAATGCGTATCATCTCCAGCCTCTCAAGCGCATTTATCTCTATTCGAGGCAGGACTACGACCTGGATTGGTACGGCGATATTGAACGCGTTTATCAATTTGGGGCTATTGCAGTTCTGGTGCTCGCAATTGGATGTATCAATTTCACAAATTTGACGACGGCACAATCGGCTCGCAGGGCGCACGAGGTGGGTTTGCGAAAGGTGTCGGGAGCGTATCGCTCACAACTGATGGGTCAGTTTTTGGGCGAGTCTGTTCTCACTTCATTGGTCGCGCTTGTGCTCGCGCTTGTTGCCGTCAAACTCGTGCTTCCCGAGTTCAATGCCTTTTTCTTCAAGCAGATTGAGTTGAATTTGTCGAGCGATCCGTTGCTTGTAATTTCTTTGATTGGTATTGCTGTATTCGTCGGGCTGTTGGCTGGTGTTTATCCTGCATTTTTTCTTTCGGCGTATGAACCCACCGAAACGCTAAAGGGGGCGTTTCGCGCGGGTTCTCGAGGGCAGTGGATCCGGAAGGGGCTGGTGGTGGTGCAATTTGCAATTTCAATTATTTTGCTCGCGAGTACGGGGGTGATCTATCGGCAACTCGATTATATGAGAAACAAGAACCTGGGTTTTAATGTGGAGCAGATGGTTCTCATACCCATCTTTGTGCTTGATCAGGAGACAAAATCTGATCCGGGACAAAAGCTCGCCGCCCGTTATGCCACGGTGAAAGAGGCTTTTCGCGCCCATCCGAATGTGCTTGAGGTGACGGCTTATCGCTGGTGGATTGGATGGGGTGGAGGTATTACCCGAACCATTCGGGCAGAGGGGCACGAGGGCACGGACTGGCGCATGCCCCTTCTGGAGGTCGATGAAGATTATCTCGATGTGTTTCAAATCGAACTGGTAGAGGGCCGAAAATTTGATCCGATTGCATTTCCGACAGATACGTCGAAAGCTTTTATTATTAATGAAACGGCGGTTGCGCGGCTCGGTTGGGATGATCCCATCGGCAAATCTTTTGAGTGGGTTGATCGGGTGAGAAATCGGAAGGGGACGGTGATTGGCGTTGTGCAGGACTTTCACTATAGTCCGTTACACGAAAAAATTGGTCCCATTGCACTGACGCTTCGGCACCAGCAATTTTACAA
This DNA window, taken from Gemmatimonadota bacterium, encodes the following:
- a CDS encoding formylglycine-generating enzyme family protein, with the protein product MKPLTHTTLYLIILSTSLPGCKDKPTAPPEESEPPPHVVSQTQTGIQITTHVGTTHTLILIPEGPFQMGANNGIRNEGPEHTVHLEAYYIDHTEVSNAQWNPYAISERQPPNFAPPEHPVININWFQAGEYCAWLGGRLPTEAEWEKAARGTDGRIYPWGAAPDPNRANYLNSGDPFDNGTAPVAYYREGNRDGRSPYGVLDMAGNVWEWTQDEYDSAYYQRSPRDNPVNYEVKTHFLHLERVVRGGSWFSTAFLVRTTARDARTSNLQTDTLGFRCVVDR
- a CDS encoding ABC transporter permease, giving the protein MFKNYLIIALRNLNRQKSFSAINILGLAIGLGTCFLIVLYIQDELSFDSWHAKGDRIYRVIRETRSGGQSDYLPLTSGALTRALEQDFPEVEKAVRVITWSSVDVRLDEKKFEMGVCVADPEMFEIFDFPFVRGNLETAFPNPNAIAITESAAKRLFGDEDPIGKTITAESNHHGGERTITAVLKDVPRNSTLGYGEIDYISTGGFTSPGAKYAWEDWIPTDGWRPVNTYFLLREGADPKALSAKFPELIDRYMGAEIARTNAYHLQPLKRIYLYSRQDYDLDWYGDIERVYQFGAIAVLVLAIGCINFTNLTTAQSARRAHEVGLRKVSGAYRSQLMGQFLGESVLTSLVALVLALVAVKLVLPEFNAFFFKQIELNLSSDPLLVISLIGIAVFVGLLAGVYPAFFLSAYEPTETLKGAFRAGSRGQWIRKGLVVVQFAISIILLASTGVIYRQLDYMRNKNLGFNVEQMVLIPIFVLDQETKSDPGQKLAARYATVKEAFRAHPNVLEVTAYRWWIGWGGGITRTIRAEGHEGTDWRMPLLEVDEDYLDVFQIELVEGRKFDPIAFPTDTSKAFIINETAVARLGWDDPIGKSFEWVDRVRNRKGTVIGVVQDFHYSPLHEKIGPIALTLRHQQFYNLGARVKAEGMEETLAFFEETWKRFAPADQPFDYLMWDQQFEFMYYAEQRAQALTLLSSGMAILLACMGLFGLAAFTVEQRVKEIGVRKVLGASVSNIVILVSRTFAIMVLIANLFAWPVAHFAMDSWLAGFAYRMDLSWWIFALSGAVALAIALLTVSFHALRAALSNPVEALRHE
- a CDS encoding AAA family ATPase gives rise to the protein MIHKFSISNFHSVREEVVLDLRIPGTAPDLPRFRRSTAKPDIRLPSVVVLIGPNGSGKTTLLRALVATALTTLLGLPLDRNRSLKTFFPFFSEETRNQPTRFCLEFEANWLGEVHQLFRYELEVACSGNDPFFSYEALSHFPKGRPRRLFERGVPGKSIYVSNELGLKLKDDMLQDIVRKDTSVITTLALLNVPLAMRITKWMEDFFWSSNIVLRERWAPSTQSVMDTFESDPDMESWIRNHIRSSDLGIQDITISDQSEKKEVFFDHHGLDMSIPLHLESSGTKRLFHLLPRIGGALRSGVPLVLDEIDGDLHVDIAGEILSWFRSQEVNPSGAQLFVSSHNVGLLDNLEKEEIFIVEKDNSGATRVHGAQDVRGLRRDTRLYPKYRAGVLGGIPKIG
- a CDS encoding type I restriction endonuclease subunit R, with product IKEAFKPYYEQTEIDEPTDPNHLYTLDARLKSEPVLRDEEIEEFARTYFKLQPLRTWHDHGQLNKWVDPAVERFKQSYGVSGSDGDAYTEEGEIFKSTLQSFIRLYGFLSQIIEWQDTELEKLYAYARHLFTKLPRRSGEGMLELDDEVALSHYRNEMTFSGSGALEVGDKEFVQGVGDVGTAKAKDDRTTPLSSIIEVINERFGTSWTDEDKLLFDQISGDMARNSRLAEQAQANSIDQFKQVFEPEVMKAFVQRQGRNQKIVNDFMSDRALRDFIMDALLKEVYNAARV